In Levilactobacillus brevis, a single genomic region encodes these proteins:
- the alaS gene encoding alanine--tRNA ligase, translated as MKELSSSQIRQMYLDFFKSKGHTIEPSASLVPKDDPSLLWINSGVATMKKYFSGQVVPENPRLTSSQKSIRTNDIENVGKTARHHTLFEMLGNFSVGDYFKKEAITWAWELLTSPDWFGWDPDKLYMTVYPKDTDAKKDWEAAGVAPDHIIAVEDNFWDIGEGPSGPDSEIFYDRGESFNNLADDDPENYPGGENERYLEVWNIVFSQFNHEPDGTYKPLPRKNIDTGMGLERVVSIFQNAKTNFETDLFLPIIEKTAELSDGKKYGANHEDDVSFKVIADHARAITFAIGDGALPGNEGRGYVIRRLIRRAIVNGQKLGINGAFLDQLVPVVGKIMQSYYPDVLKQSDYIAKVVRSEEDRFGETLDGGLNLLNSLIADLKKQGGRQIAGADAFKLYDTYGFPVELTEEYADDQGITVDEEGFKAEMQKQKDRARNARGKQKAMGLQHDLLINVKTPSQYVGYTQLETQSKLTELVVDDQLADEAVDGTVEAMFDTTPFYAEMGGQVADKGDIYDLDGNVVAHVADVQHAPNGQNLHTLTVVAPLKKGTTYSLKVDRKFHSKVEKNHTATHLLDKALREVFGEHTQQAGSLVEGDYLRFDFTHFGQVDPADLAKAEAIVNEKIFAELPVTTVETDIESAKKMGAIALFSEKYGKVVRVVSAGDFVTEFCGGNHVKNTNEIGLFKITSESGVGAGVRRIEAVTSAAAYRYLQGRSEILDAVAGDLKVTQDAEVEQKVTSLQAQVKSLEQKQAALEGKLASQEASAVFDQVTEAGNYKLISGTVQVSKMDQLRALADTWRDQALSDVLVLGAEVNGKANLIVAVSADKQKQVKAGDLIKAIAPKINGGGGGRPNLAQAGGKNPAALPDAMTAAVDWLKAQD; from the coding sequence ATGAAAGAGCTAAGTAGTAGTCAGATTCGCCAGATGTATCTGGACTTCTTCAAGTCCAAGGGTCACACCATCGAACCCAGTGCATCACTGGTTCCCAAGGATGACCCATCGTTACTGTGGATCAACTCTGGGGTGGCCACAATGAAGAAATATTTCTCTGGCCAAGTAGTGCCGGAGAATCCCCGGTTGACCAGTTCACAGAAGAGTATTCGGACTAACGATATTGAAAACGTAGGGAAGACGGCCCGGCACCACACGTTATTTGAAATGCTGGGGAACTTCTCCGTGGGCGATTACTTCAAGAAAGAAGCCATCACCTGGGCTTGGGAACTCCTGACGTCACCCGACTGGTTCGGCTGGGATCCCGATAAGCTCTACATGACGGTCTACCCTAAGGATACCGACGCTAAGAAGGACTGGGAAGCCGCTGGTGTCGCCCCCGACCACATTATTGCCGTGGAAGACAACTTCTGGGATATCGGTGAAGGCCCCTCTGGTCCCGACTCCGAAATCTTCTATGACCGGGGCGAATCCTTCAACAACTTAGCGGATGACGATCCCGAAAACTACCCGGGGGGGGAAAACGAACGCTATCTGGAAGTCTGGAACATTGTGTTCTCCCAATTCAACCATGAACCAGATGGCACCTACAAGCCATTACCCCGGAAGAACATTGATACGGGGATGGGTCTGGAACGGGTCGTATCCATCTTCCAAAATGCCAAGACCAACTTTGAAACCGACTTATTCTTACCAATCATCGAAAAGACCGCTGAACTGAGTGACGGCAAGAAGTACGGCGCCAACCACGAAGACGATGTGTCCTTTAAGGTGATTGCCGACCACGCGCGGGCGATTACGTTTGCCATCGGTGACGGCGCTCTGCCTGGTAACGAAGGCCGAGGGTACGTTATCCGGCGGCTCATCCGGCGGGCCATCGTCAACGGCCAGAAGCTGGGCATCAACGGGGCCTTCCTGGACCAATTAGTCCCAGTCGTGGGTAAGATTATGCAATCCTACTACCCAGACGTGCTCAAGCAAAGCGACTACATCGCTAAGGTCGTCCGTTCCGAAGAAGACCGGTTTGGTGAAACGCTGGACGGTGGGTTGAACCTCCTGAACAGCTTGATCGCCGACCTGAAGAAGCAGGGTGGTCGTCAGATTGCCGGGGCCGATGCCTTCAAGCTCTATGATACGTATGGTTTCCCGGTTGAACTGACCGAGGAATACGCTGACGATCAAGGCATTACGGTCGATGAAGAAGGTTTCAAAGCCGAAATGCAGAAACAAAAGGATCGCGCCCGCAATGCCCGGGGCAAGCAAAAAGCCATGGGCTTACAACATGATCTGTTGATTAACGTGAAGACGCCGAGCCAATACGTGGGTTACACGCAGCTCGAGACGCAGAGTAAGCTGACCGAATTGGTCGTCGATGACCAATTAGCCGATGAAGCTGTGGATGGAACGGTCGAGGCCATGTTTGACACCACGCCATTCTACGCTGAGATGGGGGGCCAAGTCGCCGATAAGGGTGATATCTACGACCTCGACGGCAATGTAGTGGCGCACGTGGCCGATGTGCAACACGCGCCAAACGGGCAGAACCTACACACATTGACGGTGGTTGCGCCATTGAAGAAGGGCACGACCTACAGTTTAAAGGTTGACCGGAAGTTCCACAGCAAGGTGGAGAAAAACCATACCGCTACCCACTTGTTGGATAAGGCGTTACGTGAAGTCTTTGGCGAACACACCCAACAGGCCGGTTCACTGGTTGAGGGTGACTACCTGCGCTTTGACTTTACCCACTTTGGGCAAGTCGATCCCGCTGATTTAGCCAAGGCCGAAGCCATCGTTAACGAGAAGATCTTCGCTGAACTCCCCGTCACGACGGTGGAAACGGATATCGAATCCGCCAAGAAGATGGGCGCCATTGCGTTATTCAGTGAGAAGTACGGCAAGGTCGTCCGCGTCGTCAGTGCCGGTGATTTCGTCACGGAATTCTGTGGCGGAAATCACGTCAAGAACACCAATGAAATTGGGTTGTTCAAGATTACCTCGGAATCCGGGGTTGGCGCCGGGGTTCGGCGGATTGAAGCCGTAACGTCCGCAGCCGCTTACCGGTACCTGCAAGGCCGCAGTGAAATCTTGGACGCCGTAGCTGGCGATTTAAAGGTCACTCAGGACGCCGAAGTTGAACAAAAGGTGACGAGCCTGCAAGCTCAGGTTAAGAGCTTAGAACAGAAACAAGCAGCCTTAGAAGGCAAACTTGCCAGCCAGGAAGCCAGTGCGGTCTTTGACCAGGTCACTGAAGCCGGCAATTACAAGCTGATCAGCGGGACGGTTCAAGTCTCCAAGATGGATCAACTGCGGGCTCTAGCTGATACTTGGCGGGACCAAGCGCTTTCCGATGTGCTGGTCTTGGGTGCCGAGGTGAACGGTAAGGCCAACCTGATTGTGGCGGTCAGCGCTGACAAGCAGAAGCAAGTCAAGGCTGGTGACCTCATCAAGGCCATCGCGCCAAAGATTAACGGTGGCGGCGGCGGCCGGCCAAACTTGGCCCAAGCCGGTGGGAAGAACCCAGCGGCATTGCCTGACGCTATGACCGCAGCCGTGGATTGGTTGAAGGCCCAAGACTAG
- a CDS encoding cell division protein ZapA, which translates to MTEQTHRFKAVIAGKTYTIVGQTSDEHMRAVTEVLNQQFTQLKQLSPDLSKEDAAILMAFNAISDQLKLAAANDAVQSTTTDTPETGE; encoded by the coding sequence ATGACGGAACAGACACATCGCTTCAAGGCCGTTATCGCTGGCAAAACCTATACGATCGTAGGCCAGACCTCCGATGAACACATGCGTGCGGTCACGGAAGTGCTCAATCAACAATTTACGCAGTTAAAGCAATTGTCACCCGACTTATCGAAGGAAGATGCCGCCATTCTGATGGCCTTTAACGCGATCTCCGATCAGTTGAAACTGGCCGCGGCTAACGATGCCGTACAGTCCACGACGACAGACACGCCGGAAACGGGGGAATAG
- a CDS encoding DUF1292 domain-containing protein — MNDDQEQITLVDENGNEELYDVLFTFESDDFGKSYILIYPAGKSEDEEVDIQAYALPADDDPANPSGGDLQLIESDEEWDMVESVLNTFLADGTIDPNAGKQG; from the coding sequence ATGAACGACGACCAAGAACAAATCACATTAGTTGATGAAAATGGCAACGAAGAGTTATACGATGTCTTATTTACCTTTGAATCTGACGATTTTGGTAAGTCATACATTTTGATTTACCCAGCCGGCAAGAGCGAGGACGAAGAAGTTGATATCCAAGCCTACGCTTTACCAGCTGACGATGATCCAGCTAACCCATCTGGTGGCGATTTACAATTGATCGAATCCGATGAAGAATGGGATATGGTTGAATCCGTATTAAACACCTTCTTAGCAGATGGGACGATCGATCCTAACGCTGGTAAGCAAGGTTAG
- the tgt gene encoding tRNA guanosine(34) transglycosylase Tgt, which produces MEPAIKYRLLKTEKHTGARLGELITPHGTFKTPMFMPVGTQATVKNISPDELDEMGSQVILANTYHLWLQPGPDLIEEAGGLHKFMNWNKGILTDSGGFQVWSLSKHRKLTEEGVHFRNEVNGDRLFLSPEKAIGIENKLGPDIMMSLDECPPFFESYEYVKQSVERTSRWAERGLKAHAHPDYQGLFGIVQGAGYEDLRRQSAKDLVSLDFPGYSIGGLSVGESKEEMNRVLAFTTPLLPENKPRYLMGVGTADSLIDGVIRGVDMFDCVLPTRIGRKGTCMTSRGRLVVKNAAYAHDFGPLDPECDCYVCRNYSRAYLRHLFKADEYFGQRLASYHNLYFLHNLMKRVRQAIWDDNLLELRESVFEKYGYNAEHPKNF; this is translated from the coding sequence ATGGAACCCGCGATTAAGTATCGCCTGTTAAAAACTGAAAAACACACGGGGGCCCGTTTGGGGGAATTGATTACACCCCACGGGACCTTCAAGACGCCGATGTTCATGCCGGTGGGCACGCAAGCCACCGTGAAGAACATTAGTCCCGATGAGCTCGATGAGATGGGCTCTCAGGTGATTCTAGCCAACACTTATCATCTGTGGCTACAACCTGGGCCCGACCTGATCGAAGAGGCCGGGGGACTACACAAGTTCATGAACTGGAATAAGGGAATTCTGACCGACTCCGGGGGCTTTCAGGTGTGGTCGTTATCGAAACACCGTAAGCTCACCGAGGAGGGGGTTCATTTTAGAAATGAAGTGAACGGCGATCGCCTATTTCTGTCGCCCGAGAAGGCCATTGGCATCGAAAATAAGTTGGGCCCAGATATCATGATGAGTCTCGACGAATGCCCACCGTTCTTCGAAAGTTACGAATACGTCAAACAATCGGTGGAACGGACCAGTCGTTGGGCGGAACGGGGCTTGAAGGCGCACGCGCACCCCGACTATCAAGGCTTGTTCGGTATTGTCCAAGGGGCCGGTTACGAGGACTTACGGCGGCAATCGGCTAAGGATTTGGTCAGTCTCGACTTTCCAGGGTATTCTATCGGTGGCTTGTCCGTCGGGGAGTCCAAGGAAGAGATGAACCGGGTATTGGCCTTTACCACGCCACTCTTACCGGAGAACAAACCGCGTTATCTGATGGGGGTCGGCACCGCCGATTCGTTGATTGATGGCGTGATTCGCGGCGTGGATATGTTCGACTGTGTTCTGCCGACGCGGATTGGTCGGAAGGGAACGTGCATGACCAGTCGCGGCCGGTTGGTGGTTAAGAATGCCGCGTACGCCCACGACTTTGGTCCGTTGGATCCCGAGTGTGACTGCTACGTTTGCCGGAATTACAGCCGTGCTTATCTGCGCCACCTGTTCAAGGCGGACGAATATTTTGGTCAGCGACTTGCCAGCTACCACAACCTGTACTTCCTACACAATCTGATGAAGCGGGTGCGGCAGGCCATTTGGGATGATAATTTACTGGAATTACGCGAGTCCGTGTTTGAAAAGTACGGTTACAATGCCGAACATCCCAAGAACTTTTAG
- a CDS encoding CvpA family protein, translating into MLLSLIILIILIFGFRRGYRRGLVLQVLNTIGYIVVWVAARFLAKPLATGIGQFIGNLSLNSSASAVTAAQSSSFFLNGLAFSAILTVGFFIVHRIAYGVNKVTWLPVIHQVNSLAGGLINLVIRYVVIFLILNLMILLPVKGFQDSYQASPVAQWIVKQTPVLSKQVYHWWLTEH; encoded by the coding sequence TTGCTGTTAAGTTTAATTATTCTGATTATCCTGATCTTTGGGTTTCGGCGGGGCTATCGCCGGGGACTAGTGCTCCAGGTGCTCAACACGATTGGTTATATTGTGGTGTGGGTCGCGGCGCGTTTTCTGGCCAAGCCGTTGGCGACCGGAATTGGTCAGTTCATCGGCAATTTGTCGCTGAACAGCTCGGCCAGTGCGGTGACGGCCGCCCAGAGTAGCAGTTTTTTTCTCAATGGACTGGCATTCTCGGCCATCTTAACAGTGGGCTTCTTCATCGTTCACCGAATCGCATACGGCGTGAACAAAGTGACCTGGTTACCCGTGATTCACCAGGTCAACTCGCTGGCCGGGGGGCTGATCAACCTGGTCATTCGTTACGTCGTGATTTTTTTAATCTTAAATTTAATGATCCTGTTGCCCGTCAAAGGCTTTCAGGACAGCTATCAAGCATCACCAGTGGCCCAGTGGATCGTGAAGCAAACGCCGGTCCTATCGAAACAGGTCTATCACTGGTGGCTAACCGAACATTAA
- the queA gene encoding tRNA preQ1(34) S-adenosylmethionine ribosyltransferase-isomerase QueA — translation MGYTLDDFDYDLPHELIAQTPIKQRDTSRLLVLDHTAHTLEDKHFYDIVDELHAGDAVVMNDSRVMPARLYGIREETGGHVEVLLLHNVEGDVWETLMKPAKRLHVGTVVSFGDGQLTATITEERDEGIRLIEFHYTGIFMEILERLGEMPLPPYIKAKLDDPDRYQTVYAKENGSAAAPTAGLHWTQALLDKVAAKGVKLVYVTLHVGLGTFRPVEEANIEDHKMHSEFYRLDAAAAQTLNDVRAHGGRIIATGTTSIRTLETIGSKFHGEIKPDSGWTDIFIKPGYQWQVVDAFITNFHLPKSTLVMLVAAFTGRDQILNAYQHAIQERYRFFSFGDAMFIK, via the coding sequence ATGGGATACACCTTAGATGATTTTGATTACGATTTACCGCACGAACTCATTGCTCAGACGCCGATTAAACAACGAGACACCTCACGTTTGCTGGTCCTGGACCACACGGCGCATACGCTGGAAGACAAGCATTTCTACGATATCGTGGATGAACTTCACGCCGGGGATGCCGTGGTCATGAATGATTCGCGGGTCATGCCGGCGCGGCTCTACGGGATTCGCGAGGAGACTGGTGGCCACGTAGAGGTGTTGTTACTGCACAACGTCGAAGGTGATGTGTGGGAGACGCTGATGAAGCCGGCTAAGCGGCTACACGTCGGCACCGTCGTCAGTTTTGGCGATGGTCAACTTACGGCGACCATCACCGAAGAACGCGATGAAGGCATTCGCTTGATTGAATTTCACTACACGGGCATCTTTATGGAAATTCTGGAGCGGTTGGGTGAGATGCCGCTGCCGCCCTATATCAAGGCGAAACTCGACGACCCCGACCGGTATCAGACGGTCTACGCCAAAGAGAATGGGTCGGCCGCGGCCCCCACGGCGGGGTTGCACTGGACGCAGGCGCTTTTGGATAAGGTCGCCGCGAAGGGGGTCAAGCTGGTGTACGTCACGCTTCACGTGGGGCTGGGAACGTTCCGCCCCGTGGAAGAGGCCAACATCGAAGACCACAAGATGCACAGTGAATTCTACCGGTTGGACGCCGCGGCCGCACAGACCTTAAATGACGTGCGGGCTCACGGTGGCCGAATCATCGCGACCGGAACCACGTCGATTCGGACGCTGGAAACGATCGGCAGTAAATTTCACGGTGAGATCAAGCCCGATTCCGGTTGGACCGACATCTTCATCAAGCCGGGCTACCAGTGGCAAGTGGTCGACGCCTTTATCACCAATTTTCACCTGCCCAAGTCGACGTTGGTCATGTTGGTGGCGGCCTTTACCGGTCGTGACCAGATTCTGAACGCCTATCAGCACGCCATTCAGGAGCGCTACCGCTTCTTTAGCTTTGGCGATGCCATGTTTATCAAGTAA
- a CDS encoding bifunctional oligoribonuclease/PAP phosphatase NrnA: MIIENEILAEIKKYQTIIIHRHQRPDPDCIGAQLALRAILRTSFPDKTVYAVGKHYPGFDWMGQADQDVTDDAYKDALVIVVDTANQPRVDDERWTTGKAVVKIDHHPNEDAFGDLQWVLDQASSTSEMLYDWFAANEAELTMPADAARLLYAGIVGDTGRFMYPATSANTMAVAGKLMAYDFSASAVNQAEDEVSPAVAKLSAYVYQNLEILPSGAAYLKLSDEVVEPFGLGEGDSTSAIVPLPGKITSVVAWAIFVESKDHTYRIRLRSKGPSINGLAKNHGGGGHALASGAGAKDQAEIDQVVHELDELVAQYKGENE, encoded by the coding sequence ATGATTATCGAAAATGAAATCTTAGCAGAAATTAAAAAATATCAAACAATTATTATTCACCGCCATCAGCGGCCAGATCCCGACTGTATCGGGGCTCAGTTGGCATTACGGGCCATCTTACGGACCAGCTTCCCGGACAAGACCGTTTACGCGGTCGGCAAGCATTACCCGGGTTTTGACTGGATGGGACAAGCCGATCAAGACGTTACCGACGACGCCTACAAGGACGCCTTAGTTATCGTTGTCGATACGGCTAACCAGCCGCGGGTCGATGACGAGCGCTGGACAACGGGGAAGGCCGTCGTCAAGATCGACCACCATCCCAATGAGGATGCCTTTGGTGACCTGCAATGGGTCTTGGATCAGGCGTCCAGTACGTCAGAGATGTTGTACGATTGGTTCGCCGCTAACGAGGCCGAGCTGACCATGCCCGCCGATGCGGCCCGGTTGCTGTATGCTGGGATTGTCGGCGATACAGGCCGATTCATGTACCCGGCGACGTCGGCCAACACCATGGCCGTGGCCGGTAAATTAATGGCCTATGACTTCTCAGCCAGTGCCGTCAATCAGGCCGAGGACGAGGTGTCTCCAGCCGTGGCCAAGTTGTCCGCCTACGTTTACCAGAACTTGGAGATCTTACCGAGTGGGGCGGCCTACCTTAAGTTGAGTGACGAGGTCGTCGAACCCTTTGGCTTAGGTGAAGGGGATTCGACGTCCGCCATTGTTCCACTACCCGGAAAGATTACGTCCGTTGTGGCGTGGGCCATCTTTGTGGAGTCCAAAGACCATACGTACCGCATTCGCTTGCGGTCGAAGGGGCCGTCGATTAACGGTTTAGCCAAGAATCATGGTGGCGGCGGTCACGCCCTTGCCAGTGGCGCCGGGGCTAAGGATCAGGCCGAGATTGATCAAGTCGTCCACGAACTCGATGAGTTGGTGGCGCAATATAAAGGAGAAAATGAATGA
- the yajC gene encoding preprotein translocase subunit YajC, protein MFGNLVIAAGGAGQYSTIFILVIFLALMYFLMLRPQQKQQKKHRDMMSELKKGDHVVTIGRLHGVIDEINQTDKTVTLDCDGIYLVFDLRAISSVTAQAPAAVTAPAAAATSEATSEAQPAESAADDSADTANSAAADSDSAAKDDAAK, encoded by the coding sequence GTGTTTGGAAATTTAGTAATTGCAGCCGGCGGGGCGGGTCAGTACTCGACGATCTTTATCTTAGTGATCTTCTTAGCCCTGATGTACTTCTTGATGTTGCGGCCACAACAAAAGCAACAAAAGAAGCACCGTGATATGATGAGTGAGTTAAAGAAGGGTGACCACGTGGTAACGATTGGTCGCTTACACGGTGTCATTGATGAAATCAATCAAACCGATAAGACGGTCACTTTAGACTGTGACGGGATCTACTTGGTCTTTGATCTGCGGGCGATTTCTTCAGTAACGGCGCAAGCACCAGCTGCTGTCACGGCACCAGCCGCCGCAGCAACGAGTGAAGCCACTAGCGAAGCCCAACCTGCTGAAAGTGCCGCTGATGATTCAGCTGACACGGCCAACAGTGCTGCCGCTGATAGCGATAGCGCTGCTAAGGATGACGCAGCCAAATAA
- a CDS encoding DEAD/DEAH box helicase, with amino-acid sequence MTENFKGFNLQPYLLTALQKIGFTKPTAVQAKLIPTIAAGKDVVGQSQTGSGKTHTFLLPIFNQLTSENQVQAVITTPSRELAYQIHTAAEQLAAEAPFEIRIGNYVGGTDKQRQVNKLRHYQPQLVIGTPGRVLDLIQSQALDVHTTRQFVVDEADMTLDLGFLDQVDKIAGRMPKNLQMMVFSATIPQRLDPFLRKYMNHPVIEEIPTTTVISPTIDNWLISTKGQNRNQLILQLITMGEPYLVLIFANTKTRVEQINDFLKAQGLKVAMIHGGIKPRERKRVMREVKNLQYQFVVATDLAARGIDIEGVSHVINDDIPEDLDFFVHRVGRTGRQGMPGTAITLYSPDEEAKISEIEAMGIKFQPKRISNGEIVDSYDRNRRTKRNKSTEKLDPSLIGYVMKKKKKIKPGYKHQIKQEIHRRKDQEKRVAARQSARNERKRRKRESDRYQ; translated from the coding sequence ATGACCGAAAACTTTAAAGGATTCAACCTACAGCCGTATTTACTGACGGCGTTACAAAAGATTGGGTTCACCAAGCCTACCGCTGTGCAGGCAAAATTAATTCCGACCATTGCGGCCGGTAAGGATGTCGTGGGTCAATCCCAAACGGGGAGTGGTAAGACGCATACCTTTTTACTGCCGATCTTCAATCAGCTGACGTCCGAAAATCAGGTGCAAGCCGTGATTACGACGCCTAGCCGGGAGTTGGCCTACCAGATTCACACGGCCGCTGAACAGCTGGCCGCCGAAGCGCCATTTGAGATTCGGATTGGAAACTACGTCGGCGGGACCGATAAGCAGCGGCAAGTCAACAAGCTACGGCACTACCAGCCACAACTGGTCATTGGGACCCCGGGCCGGGTGCTGGATCTGATTCAGTCGCAGGCCTTAGACGTGCACACCACCCGGCAGTTTGTCGTGGATGAAGCGGATATGACCCTGGACCTAGGCTTCTTGGACCAAGTCGACAAGATTGCCGGTCGGATGCCGAAGAATCTCCAGATGATGGTGTTCTCCGCGACGATTCCACAACGACTCGATCCGTTCTTACGGAAGTACATGAACCACCCCGTCATTGAGGAAATTCCAACGACAACGGTGATCTCGCCAACCATCGATAACTGGTTGATTTCCACCAAGGGGCAGAACCGCAATCAACTGATTTTACAGCTGATTACGATGGGAGAACCTTATCTGGTGCTGATCTTCGCCAACACCAAGACGCGGGTCGAACAGATTAACGACTTCTTAAAGGCCCAAGGGTTAAAGGTCGCCATGATTCACGGGGGTATCAAACCGCGTGAACGGAAGCGGGTCATGCGTGAAGTGAAGAACCTGCAGTATCAATTCGTGGTGGCAACTGATTTGGCCGCCCGGGGAATTGATATCGAAGGGGTTTCCCACGTGATTAACGATGACATTCCAGAAGACCTGGATTTCTTCGTGCACCGGGTTGGCCGGACGGGGCGTCAGGGGATGCCAGGAACGGCGATTACCCTGTACTCACCGGACGAAGAAGCCAAGATTTCCGAGATCGAAGCCATGGGCATCAAGTTCCAGCCTAAGCGCATCAGTAACGGCGAGATTGTTGATTCCTACGATCGGAACCGCCGGACCAAGCGGAATAAGAGTACGGAAAAGCTTGATCCTTCACTGATCGGTTACGTGATGAAGAAGAAAAAGAAGATCAAGCCCGGCTATAAGCACCAAATTAAGCAAGAAATTCACCGGCGTAAGGATCAAGAAAAGCGGGTGGCTGCCCGTCAAAGCGCGCGCAACGAGCGGAAACGGCGGAAACGCGAGTCAGATCGTTACCAATAA
- a CDS encoding IreB family regulatory phosphoprotein — protein MSSLDKTMYFDFDANQPKDVHDTLVTVYQALEEKGYNPINQIVGYLLSGDPAYIPRINDARNLIRKHERDEIIEELVRVYLNQNGPVKPS, from the coding sequence GTGAGTTCATTAGACAAAACGATGTATTTCGACTTTGACGCTAACCAGCCAAAGGACGTCCATGATACACTGGTAACGGTTTATCAAGCACTAGAAGAAAAGGGTTATAACCCAATTAATCAGATTGTCGGCTACCTACTATCAGGCGATCCTGCCTACATTCCGCGAATCAATGATGCGCGGAATCTGATTCGCAAGCATGAGCGCGACGAGATCATTGAAGAATTGGTACGCGTTTACTTGAACCAGAATGGACCGGTGAAGCCTTCATGA
- the ruvX gene encoding Holliday junction resolvase RuvX: MKLMGLDVGSRTVGIAISDALGWTAQGVEIIPIDEESEVFGLDRVAELVSEHEVGGFVVGLPKNMNNSLGPRAAASKRYGEMLTERFHLPVDFEDERLTTVEAERMLVEQADTSRRKRKKVIDKLAAGLILQNYLDRQGKLTREK, translated from the coding sequence ATGAAATTAATGGGGTTAGATGTTGGTTCACGTACGGTAGGGATTGCCATTAGCGATGCGCTGGGCTGGACGGCTCAGGGGGTCGAAATCATTCCTATTGACGAGGAGTCCGAGGTTTTTGGGTTGGATCGTGTGGCCGAACTGGTCAGTGAACACGAGGTCGGCGGCTTTGTGGTCGGCTTACCTAAGAATATGAACAATTCGTTAGGCCCACGGGCCGCGGCTTCTAAACGGTACGGCGAGATGTTGACGGAACGGTTCCATTTACCCGTTGACTTCGAAGACGAGCGGTTGACAACCGTAGAGGCAGAGCGTATGTTAGTGGAACAGGCTGATACGTCACGCCGCAAACGGAAAAAAGTAATTGATAAATTAGCAGCCGGGTTAATTCTGCAGAACTATTTAGATCGGCAGGGTAAATTAACCCGAGAAAAGTGA
- the dinB gene encoding DNA polymerase IV has protein sequence MQPAAKFTQRKIIHVDMDAFYASIEERDHPEFKGHPLIVAQDPRKTGGRGVVTTANYIARQTGVHSAMNANEALKLCPNAIFKTPDFPRYRQVSDQIHAIFHEYTDKIETVAFDEAYLDVTENKHHLHSAVQVAHAIQAEIFDQTHLTCSTGISYSKFLAKEASDFRKPVGVCVILPEDAHDFLMALPIERFRGVGKKTVPKMHELGILNGADLYQRSQLALIHDFGKFGYVLYQRVRGIDERPVEYQRERKSIGKERTYGPPLTTTGEVESQLQRLAEMVAETVRRKQRHGKTLVLKLRDSHFNTITKRVTQADFIANDATTYYEMALDIYHSVARDDEQVRLLGITLTGLAPQTFEELKLPLFDGDRPR, from the coding sequence ATGCAACCGGCAGCGAAATTCACACAACGTAAGATTATTCATGTCGATATGGATGCCTTCTATGCGTCCATCGAGGAGCGTGACCATCCGGAATTCAAGGGCCACCCCCTGATCGTGGCACAGGACCCCCGGAAGACGGGCGGTCGGGGTGTCGTGACCACGGCCAACTACATTGCCCGTCAGACCGGTGTGCACTCGGCGATGAATGCTAACGAGGCGCTGAAACTCTGTCCCAACGCGATCTTTAAGACGCCCGACTTTCCCCGTTATCGACAGGTATCCGATCAGATCCACGCGATTTTTCACGAATACACCGACAAGATTGAGACAGTTGCCTTTGATGAAGCCTACCTGGATGTCACGGAGAATAAACATCATCTTCATTCGGCGGTGCAGGTGGCTCACGCCATTCAAGCGGAGATTTTTGACCAGACACATCTGACCTGTTCCACGGGCATTTCCTACAGTAAGTTTCTCGCCAAGGAGGCCTCGGACTTTCGCAAGCCGGTGGGCGTCTGTGTGATTCTTCCGGAGGACGCGCATGACTTTTTGATGGCGTTGCCTATCGAACGGTTCCGTGGGGTGGGTAAGAAGACGGTGCCCAAGATGCACGAACTAGGGATTTTAAACGGTGCCGACCTGTATCAACGGAGCCAGTTAGCCTTGATTCATGACTTTGGAAAGTTCGGCTACGTCCTCTACCAGCGGGTGCGGGGCATCGACGAACGGCCGGTGGAATATCAACGCGAGCGCAAGTCAATTGGTAAGGAGCGCACGTATGGGCCACCGCTGACCACGACCGGTGAGGTGGAGAGTCAACTGCAACGGCTGGCCGAGATGGTCGCCGAAACGGTACGGCGGAAGCAACGTCACGGCAAGACGCTGGTGCTCAAGCTACGGGATAGTCACTTTAACACGATTACCAAACGGGTCACGCAGGCCGACTTCATCGCCAACGACGCCACGACCTACTATGAAATGGCGTTGGATATTTATCACAGTGTGGCCCGCGACGATGAGCAGGTCCGCCTGCTGGGGATTACGCTGACGGGCTTGGCACCGCAAACATTCGAGGAGCTGAAGTTGCCGCTCTTTGATGGCGATCGGCCCCGCTGA